The following nucleotide sequence is from Halorussus caseinilyticus.
CGACCGTCGTGCTGATGACACAGCCGCTGTCGTGGAGGTATCGCTGGACTTCGTGGCGCTCGTAGCCGTCCATGTACTTGTCGATGTCCTCGGCGTCGTCGTACTCTTTCGAACACGAGTTTGCGTCTCCGAGCGCGATGACGACCGGCGGCTTGTCGTCCCCTTTCAGCAGTTCGGCCTGTTTCACGCTGTCGGTCTCCGCACCGTAGATTTCCATGTACCACGCGAACGGCAGGCGGGCGAACCAGCCGTCACCCGCGGGTGGCACCGCGTGCGAAGACGGGTTGGGCGCGTGGAGGTTGTCGCCGTCGAAACTCGGGTCGTCGCCGTAGTACATCACGTCGATGCCGTCGTTGGACTCGGCAACGTCGCGGACCTCGTGGAGAACCGGTTTCATCTCGCTGGACGACTGGGCGTACTGGACGAGTTCGTTGTCCTCGCTCTGAGGGTCGAGGTAAGAGGTGCCGACCGCCGTCGCCCCGACTTGCCCGACGACCACCAGCAGGACCAGCGCGGCCGCAGTCGCCGAGAGCGCGTCACCTTCGGTGACGCTCTCGAACCCGAGGCGGGCAATCAGCGCGAGTCCCACGGCGGCCGGGACCACCAGCGGGACGATGACGTGAATCGTCTCCCACGGGAAGGGGTTGTCCACGATGACGGGATAGCCGAGGACGCTGGCGAACCCCCAGTAGGCGGCGAACGACACGGCGTCGCTGGGTCGCTCGCCAACGTAGCGGTCCACGACGAACCCGAGGATGGCCAGCGCGAGCAGGACGATTGCGCCCTCTTCCATCACGGGCCAGAGCGCCTTCGCCGTCGAGAGGTACGACTCCTCGTTTCCGCCGCCCCACTGACCGACGAACTTGTCCCACGACCCCAAGACGGCTTCGTCAACGACTGCGGGGAGCAGAGCCGGGTTTCCGAGCGCCTCGTAGAGACCCGGCACGTCGGTCCCCGAGAGTCGGTCGGTGTTGCGCGGCGCGTAGAAGAACACGAAGATGGCGAAGAACTCGAACACCGCCAGCGCGAAGTGGGGCCACCACTGCCAGACGCCGAGCGCGGTCCCTTTGATTCGCTCCCAAGCGACCGACAGCAGGCCGCGCTCGCCCGCGCGCTCGACGAAGAGCCGGTGGTCCCAGAGCAGGACCGCGGCCCCCATCCAGCAGACGGGGTAGACCAGCGCGTTCTCTTTGGTGGTGAACGCCAGCGCGAACGCGGCGGTCCCGGCGTAGAGGAACGCCGGGCGTCGGTGGTCGTAGGCCCGGACGAAGAAGCCGAACGCGACCAGCATGAACCCCGCGAGCAACACGTCGTTGCGGTAGAACCGCGAGTAGTAGAGCAGGACGGGGTTGAACGCGAGCAACAGCGCCATCGCTACGGTCTCGGAGTCGCGGAGTCGCTCGCGGAACAGGAGCGCCGACAGCGGGAACAGGCCGCCGATGAGCGCCACGACGAGGCGCATCGTGAAGTCCGACGCGCCGAACAGACCGAACAGGTGGCCGTCCACGATGGTCAAAAACGGCCCGTGGACGATGGGCCGGTACTCGTAGACGCCGGTCTCCATGAAGCGATACGCCCAGTACGCGACCCGCGCCTCGTCTTGGTGGGCGACTCGGGTCCCGAGGCTCACGAACCGCGCGAGCAGGGCCACCAGCGTCACCCCGACGACTGCCAATTGGGTCCGGGAGGCGTAGCCAGTCAGCGTCTTGCGGGCGTTCGCGGCCGAGTGTGAGGTTTCAGTTTTCGATGCCATGTGTCGGCGAGTCGAGGAGGAGGGTCGGTCTGCGGGCGACACCAGAACTCATTGAACAGTTATAGCCGCGTGTTCGGACAAATAGTTTCTGGACTAACGCGTCTCTGGCAGGTCGGGAGTGGTGTTTTCGAGTGGCGGGGAGTTCGTCGGAGACGAGGGGGAAGTGACAGAGAACCGGGAGGGGAGTAGCGTGAGTCTATCCGACACCACCGAGACGGTGAGAGCAAGTCTATCCGACACCACCGAGACGGTGAGAGGAAGCTAGCTACAGGCTTGAGCCAATCAGACCGCACCCGCACAGCACCGCCACCGCGAACCACACCCTCCCCAACCGACTCCTTCACTCGTACCCTTCGGGTACTCGTTCAGTCGTCCCTCGCGCGACATGGGCGCGGCGCACGAGCGCCGCGCCAGCGCGCGCCTGACCTCGAAACCGACACGACACCGGGACGCAGAAACAGCGAGCGAGAGAAGACGGTGGACACGAGACGGGACGACCCGGCCGCAGACCCCCTCCGGAAACTCCGAGCGACGGGACCGGAGTTCTACTTCCATTTAAGAACGTAGAGGCACGATAGGGGAGTATGGGAGACGACACCACTCCAGTCATCGCTAAGGCAATCCGGACGCCGCAGGGCAAACAAGACGGCGTGTTCGCCGACACCCGGAGCGAAGACCTCTCGATTCCGCTCGTAGACACCATCTTGGACGAGACCGGACTCACGAGCGACCACGTAGACGACCTGATGTGGGGCGTCGCCCAGCAACGCGACGAACAGGACAACAACGTCGCGCGGGTCATCGCGCTCCTGTCGGACCTCGGCGAGTCGGTCCCCGCCGCGTCCATCAACCGGTGGTGCGCGTCCTCGATGCAGGCGGTCATCAGCGCGAGCGACGCCATCCGCGCGGGCCAGCGCGACGTGATTATCGCTGGCGGCGTCGAGAACATGTCTCGGGTCCCGATGGGTGGGGGCTATCAGGGCCGGTCCATCCACCCGCGAATGTCCGAGGAGTACAACCTGCCGGGTCTCCAGATGGGCATGACCGCCGAGAAGGTCGCCGAAGAGTACGAGGTCAGCAGGGAAGCCCAAGACGAGTACGCCGCCCGGAGCCACCAGCGCGCCGCGGAAGCCACCGAGACCGGCCGGTTCGACGACGAAATCGTCCCCATCGAGACCGACGAGGGTCTCGTAGAGGAAGACGAGGGCATCCGCCCGGACACCGACGTAGAGACCCTCTCGGGACTCCCCTCGGTGTTCGTCGGCGACGGCACGGTCACGGCCGGTAACTCCAGCCAAATCGCGGACGGCGCGTCCGCTACTCTCGTCACGAGCAAGGCGTTCGCCGAGGACCACGGTCTCGAAATCATGGCCGAAGTCGGCGACAACAACGTCGTGGGCGTGGACCCGAGCGTGATGGGTATCGGCCCGGTCCCGGCGACGAAGGGCCTGCTCGAACGCACCGGCGAGTCCATCGAGGACTTCGACCTCGTGGAACTCAACGAGGCGTTCGCAAGCCAGACCGTCTACGCCAAGAACGAACTGGGCGTCCCGGACGAGAAGTTCAACGTCAACGGCGGCGCAATCGCCATCGGCCACCCGCTCGGGGCCTCGGGCGCGCGCCTGCCCGTGACGCTGGTCCACGAGATGAACAAGCGCGACGCCGAGAAGGGCTTGGCGACCCTCTGTGTCGGATTCGGGCAGGGTGCGGCGATTACGTTCGAGCGATAGGCACTCGCGGTCTTTTTATCGACGTTTTGCAAGTGAAGTAGCACGGCGCGAATGCCGCGGACGGCGAGCGGCGAAGCCGCGAGCGAACGCAGGAGCGCCCGAGCGCGGGGAACGGTCGGCGTTTCAGTCGTCCGCGCTCGCCGCGCCCTCGCCGCCCGAAATCCGGACCTCGGGAACCGTCCCGTCGTCGTTCCACCCTCGGACCTCGTAGTACTCCGAGAGCGCGGACTCGAAGTCCGGCAGGTCGTAGGGCAAGGTGTCGTCGGCCCGGTCGAACCCGCGTTGGTTGTTGAAGTGGCGTTCGAGTTCCACGACGCGGGCACCGACCTCCTGTAGCGTCTCGTAGTCGGCGTCGAGGAGTTTCGCCAGTCGCTCGTCGGTCACGAAGTCCCGCGAGAACTTGCAGACGATGCCCGAGTCGAGGACGGCGTTGTGGTTCTCCTTTCTCGCCACGAGCAGGGGTTTGCCGTCGAGTCCGTCGGGGTCCACGGCCTCGTCCTTGCCAACGAGGGGGTACTCCTTCGAGTAGAACTCGGCGTACATGTGGTCCGCGCCGCGGTTCGAGGTGGCGAACGCCAATCCTTGGCCGTTGAGGTGTCGGCCGTCGTGGGCCGCGAATTCGAGACCCTTCACGGTCCAGTCCTCGACGCCCAACTCGTCGTGGGCGCGGGCGACGCCCTCCGCCAGCAGGTCGCCGACGCCCTCGCGGTGGGCGATTTTCTCCACGAGGTCGTGAATCAACTCGGAGTTGCCGAACTCGTCGTTGGCCGCGAGGTACGCAGACACCACGTCGCCGCACGAAATCGTGTCCATCCCGAGTTCGTCACAGAGGTCGTTGGACTTCATCACCGACACCACGTCGTCCACGCCCGCGTTCGACCCGAACGCCATCACGGTCTCGTACTCCGGTCCCTCGGTTTCGAGACCGGTCTCCTCGTCTCTGGTCGGGAGTTTGCACGCGAACGCACACTGCGAGCAAGTTCCCTTCTGGTACTTCTTGTCGGCCACGGCGTCGCCGCCGATGTCGGCCGCGCCCTCGAACTCCAGTTCCGAGAAGTAGCGCGTCGGGAGCGCCCCGACGTGGTTGGCGTACTCGGTGACGCTGGTGGTTCCGGCCTCCTTCATCGGGTTGTCGTGGTCGGTCGCGGCCTCGCGGTGAACCTCCACCGACACCGGGTCGATTTCGACTTCCCGCTCGGCGTCGCCGTCGAACGAGACGCACTTGACGCCCTTCGCGCCGAGGACCGCGCCGAGCCCGCCGCGGCCGAACGCGCGACTCTCGGTGGTCATGATAGAAGCGAACCGGACCCGGTTCTCGCCCGCCGGACCCGCGACGACGAGTTGGTCGTCGCCCAACCCGTGGCGGTCGGCCATCGCCTCGCCCGTCTCAGAGACGGTCGCGCCTTCGAGTTCGGGGACTTCCTCGAACTCGACGCCACCGTCGGTGACGTGAACCGCCAGCAACCCGTCGCTCGCACCGGTAATCTCGACCGCGCCGTACCCCGCCGCGGTGACGTTCCGCGAGAGGAACCCACCCGCGTTCGAGGAGAGCAGACCGCCGGTCAGCGGCGAGAGACCGGTGCAACTCGTCCGGCCGGTGAAACTCATCTGCGAGTGCTGGAGCGGGCCGGTGGTCAAAAAGAGGCTGTTCTCCGGGCCGAGCGGGTCGGCGTCGAACGGAACGCGGTCGTGTGCGAGTTTCGTCCCGACGCCGCGGCCGCCGACGAACGATTCGAGTACGTCGTCCACGTCCTCGGTTCGGGCCTCACGCTCTCCCACGTCGATTGTCAGGAGCGGGCCTTCGGCGTGTTTCATGGGCGCTAATTGGCGTACGATGACAATAAAACGGTGAGGTTCGAGCGGTGGACGCCGAGGTAGCGCCCGGCGGCGATTCCGAGCGCGCCGCGCTCGGAATCGCCGCGTGGAAAGAATATTGTTGCTAAGAGCTAACTTTAGACGTTCTTGGGAAATTTACATAGTCGTCTAAGCAACCGCTCGACGGCCGGGCGACTCGTCGCCTGGCCGTCTCACGCCGTCGGGTGACAGCGTTCGATGGCCTCGTGAACCGACTCCTTGCGGCCGAGCAGGGTGATGTGGTCGCCGTGCTGGAGCGTGAAGTTCTCGTTGGGGACCTCGGTGTCTCCGTCGCGGCCGACCAGCGCGATGAGGACGCCCTTCGGGAGTTCGTCGTCGAGTTCCGAGATGGTCTTGCCCACGAGGTCCTCCGCCGTAATCTCTATCTCCTGCACGTCGCCCGACCGACCGAGTTCCGTCATCCAGTTCGACAGCGCCGGGCGTTCGATAACGTTGTCGATGGCCCACGCCGTCGCCGACGACGCGTCGATGGTCCGCACGCCGAGGTCCTCGAAGGCGTCCACGTTGTCGGGATTGTTGGCCCGCGCGATGACGGTTTCGGCGTCGAACTTCGAGTCCGCGAGTTGGGCCACCAGCAGGTTGGCGTCGTCGTCGCCGGTAGCGGCGACGACGATTTTCGCGTTGTCCGCACCCGCGTTCCGGAGGACTTCGGTGTCCGTACCGTCTCCGTGGTGGACCGTGAAGTCCTCGCTACGGGCTAACTGTACCATCTCTTGGTCTTTCTCGATGATGACCACGTTCTCGCCACGGTCGTCGAGGCGTTCGGCGAGCGAACGGCCCACCTTCCCGCCTCCGATGATGATTACACGCATAGGTATCACGTCCAAGTACTCCGCGATGTGTCGAGCGAATCCGCCCTCGAACACGACCGTCGCCAAGATGACGAGGAAGACGGTCCCGACGAGGACGTTGGCCTCGGCGACCATCCCCTCGTTCTGGAGTTGGACCGCGAACAGGGTGGCGACCGACGCGGGGATGATGCCACGCGGTCCGACCACGCTCATGAAGATGCGCTCGTTGAAGGTGTAGCGGTCTCCGGTGGTCGAGGCGAGGACGGCCAGCGGCCGGATGACCAGTGCCACGACGAACACGACGACGAGACCGCCGAGTCCGAGCGCCACCAGATTCCGGAATTCGAGCAAGGCCGCCAGCGCGATGAACACGAACGACAGGACCAGCAGGGTGATGTCGCCTTTGAACGCCTCGATTTCGTCCTTGTAGGGGAGGTCGGCGTTCCCGAGCAGGATGCCCGCGGTGGCGACCGCCGCGATTCCGGCCTCGGCCGCCAACGAGTTGGCGGCACCGAAAGCGATGAGCGCACCAGCCAGCGTGATGAGTCGCGCGTTCTGGGGTGCGTTGGCCGGTGAGAGGTCGACGTGACGGAGCAGGTACCAGACGATTCCGGCGACGACGACGCCGACCAGTAGACCGATGCCGAGTCGCCGCGCGAAGTCCGAGACGACGAACCCGAGCGTCGGCGACGGCTCCCGCACGACCTCGAAGGCGACGACCGCCAGAATCGCCGCGGTCACGTCGTTGACGACGCCCTCGGTTTCGAGCGCGACCTCCACCCGGTCGCGGGCGGGCACCACTTCGAGGATGGGCGTGATGACCGTCGGTCCGGTGGCGACCAGTAGCGACCCGACGAGCAACGCCACGTCCCACGGCTGTTCGAGCGCGAATCTGACGGCGACGGCGGTGCCGACCAGCGCGACGATAGCGCCGAGGGTCACGAGGCGAATCGTCGCCGAGGGCGCTTCACGGAGTTTCTCCACCGTGAGGTGGAACGCCCCCTCGAAGACTATGATGGCGACCGAAAGCCCCACGATGGTCGAGAGCGCGCCGCCGAACGCCTCTGGCGTGACGATTTTCAGGCCTTCGGGACCGACTAAGATTCCCGCTAAGATTAGAAACAGCACGCTGGGCACTTGAAATCGGTCCGCCAGCACCTGTGCGCCGACGCCGAGACCGATAATTGCCACGACAATCGGTAACAGGTTCGCGCCACTTCCGGCTGCCACTCTTTTGAGACCTCCTATCGGTGTAAAGCGTCGAAGGGGGTTTAAACCGGTCGGTAGCGGCCAGATAGCGACCACCGGGAGTCACGCATATTTATGTAGCACGGCGGAGAAGCGAGTGGGGGAATCGTCGGGAGGAGAACAAGCCGGTCGCCCCGAGCCCGGAGACGAAACAGTAGGTAGTTAACCCAATCGCCCGACCGGGCAACCACGACGAGGCATGAGTGACCGAGGAATCGCCGAGCGTTGGGGCCGCGAGAGCGTGTCGTACAGGGAGTTCGAGAGCGCCGCCCGCGACCTGCTGGAGACCGACGACCGGTTTCGGGCGGCGCGCGCGGAGTGGGAGACGTTCTTCACGACCAGTCACGGCGACGTGTTCGCCGACGCCGACGTAGCGCGCCCGAGAGACGACCTGTTCGTCTCCGCACTCTACTACGATTTCGTCGTGGACCGGTGCATCGCGTTCGCCGAACGCGAGTTCGACTTCCGCCTCGCCAACCCCGAACCCCGTGCGAACACCGACGCCCTGTCGTTCAGCTTTCGGGAGTTACATCGGCGCGTCACCGAGGCGGCCGACGTTCCCGACCCGGCGGCCGACCTGACGGCCGACGACCTTCGGAGCGCCGACACCGGCTTCCTCCGGACCCTCTACGAGGGCGTCGTCCCCCGCGAGATTCGACTGGCGCTCGGCGAGTACTACACCCCGCGCGGGGTCGCCGAACTCGCCGTCGAAGCCCTCGACGTGGACGATTTGGCGAGCGCCACGTTCCTCGACCCCGGATGCGGGTCGGGCGTGTTCGCCGCGGTCTGCATCGACCGAAAAATGTCGGCGATGGCCGGCGCTCCGCCCGAAGAAATCGTGGAGAACGTCGCGTCGTCGGTGGTCGGCATCGACCTGAACCCCGTCGCGGTCAAGAGTACGAAACTGAACTACCTGCTGTCGCTGTCGCCCGTCCTCGAAGACGCCGACGCGGAGTCGGTCGAACTCCCGGTGTTCCTGACCGACGCGCTCGGCCTGAGCAGAGACGACGACCTCTCGCTCGCTGGCGAGGCGTTCGACCCGAGCGCCGACTACCTCGTCGGCAATCCGCCGTGGATTCCGTGGAGTCGCCTCTCGGAGGACGTGAAAGCCCGCTGGCGCGGGACCTACGCCGACGAACTCGACTTGCTCCCCCACGGCGGGACCGACGCCAGACTCGGCCACGCCAACGACGACGTGTCGCTCCCCTTCGTCTGGGTCTGCGTCCATCGCTATCTGACCGAGGGCGGGGCCGCGAGTTTCGTCCTGAAGCGCGACGTGATGAAGGGACCCGCCGGGCGACTCCTCCGGACGCTGACCGTCGGCGACCGACCGCTCGCGCTCGACCACGTTCACGACTTCAATCGACTCCGACCCTTCGGCGAGCAGGTCGGCGCGAACGCCGCAGTCTACGCGCTCCGGGCCGACGCCGACCACTCCTTTCCCATCGACGCCACCTCGTGGACCGCGGGCGACGCCGCGCCCGACTTCGCCACGGCCGAGACGATTCGAGCGACCCTCGACGCCGAATCCACGGGCATCGTCCCGGTGGACGACGACACCACCTCGGCGTGGATTCGGGAGGGGGCCGAACGCGGGGCACTCGGCGACTGCGACCACGACATCCGCCACGGCGTGAAAGACGACGCACAGGCCGTCTTCTCAATCGACCGCGAGGAGTTGGCCGACCTCGAACCCGAGTTGGTCTACCCCTACCTCAAGTCGAGACACGTCGTCAAGTACGGCCTGTTCGGACACGAACTCCGACTGGTTCCGCTCCGGAAAGCCAACGAGGACAACGAGGCGCAACTGCGCGAGCAGTACCCGAAGACCTACGACTACCTCCGGAGCAACCGGGACGCGCTCGAACGCCGCTCGTCGTCGTGGCTGGAGAAGGGACCGTTCTACAACGTCTTCGGACTCGGCGAGTACACGTGGAGCGAGTACAAGGTCGCGTGGTGCCGACTCGGGTTCAAGCCCCACTTCGCGGTCGTCTCGACAGTCGAGGACGACGATTTGGGCGAGAAACAGGTCGTCCCCGGCGACCACTTCATGTTCGTTTCGACCGACAGTGAGCGGGAAGCCCACTTCCTCTGTGGCCTGCTCAACTCGGCGGTCTACCAGCGGTCGCTCCGGACCGTCGCCTCCGAGGGAAAAGCCAGTCTCTCGAAGACGGTGGTCTCGAAGCTGAACCTTCCGGAGTGGGATGGCACCGAGACTCAGCGCCGACTGGCCGACCTCTCGATGCAGGCACACGACATCGTGCCCGAACACACCGACACGTCCAAGCGCGCCTACAACAGAAAGTCGATACCCGAATTGGAGGCTGTACAGGCCGAAATCGACCGCCTCGTCGCGGACCAGTTCGTGGGCGAGCCGTGAAAAGCGTCCCGTCGCCGCGGCGCGCAGGAGACCGATGCCGGTTTTTTCCAGCCGAACATACTTGACACAAGGGGACGAACGCCCGCCCACAAGATGATTACCGTACTCGGGAGCGTCTTCCTCCTCGCGGGCGTCGCGTTCGGTTGGTACGGTCTCCGACCACTCGCGGTCGTGGCGCGACTCGTGAGAGCCGAAACCGTCGGTCCGGCGTCAGTGAGTGCCGCCGACGAGTTCGTAGTCTGTCGCGGGCGTGCCCAGTCGGTCGGCGATTCGCTGACTGCACCGTTCACCGGCGAGAAGTGTCTCGGCCTCGAATACGAGATTAGCGAGCGC
It contains:
- a CDS encoding flippase activity-associated protein Agl23 translates to MASKTETSHSAANARKTLTGYASRTQLAVVGVTLVALLARFVSLGTRVAHQDEARVAYWAYRFMETGVYEYRPIVHGPFLTIVDGHLFGLFGASDFTMRLVVALIGGLFPLSALLFRERLRDSETVAMALLLAFNPVLLYYSRFYRNDVLLAGFMLVAFGFFVRAYDHRRPAFLYAGTAAFALAFTTKENALVYPVCWMGAAVLLWDHRLFVERAGERGLLSVAWERIKGTALGVWQWWPHFALAVFEFFAIFVFFYAPRNTDRLSGTDVPGLYEALGNPALLPAVVDEAVLGSWDKFVGQWGGGNEESYLSTAKALWPVMEEGAIVLLALAILGFVVDRYVGERPSDAVSFAAYWGFASVLGYPVIVDNPFPWETIHVIVPLVVPAAVGLALIARLGFESVTEGDALSATAAALVLLVVVGQVGATAVGTSYLDPQSEDNELVQYAQSSSEMKPVLHEVRDVAESNDGIDVMYYGDDPSFDGDNLHAPNPSSHAVPPAGDGWFARLPFAWYMEIYGAETDSVKQAELLKGDDKPPVVIALGDANSCSKEYDDAEDIDKYMDGYERHEVQRYLHDSGCVISTTVVYVDRNATDA
- a CDS encoding cation:proton antiporter produces the protein MAAGSGANLLPIVVAIIGLGVGAQVLADRFQVPSVLFLILAGILVGPEGLKIVTPEAFGGALSTIVGLSVAIIVFEGAFHLTVEKLREAPSATIRLVTLGAIVALVGTAVAVRFALEQPWDVALLVGSLLVATGPTVITPILEVVPARDRVEVALETEGVVNDVTAAILAVVAFEVVREPSPTLGFVVSDFARRLGIGLLVGVVVAGIVWYLLRHVDLSPANAPQNARLITLAGALIAFGAANSLAAEAGIAAVATAGILLGNADLPYKDEIEAFKGDITLLVLSFVFIALAALLEFRNLVALGLGGLVVVFVVALVIRPLAVLASTTGDRYTFNERIFMSVVGPRGIIPASVATLFAVQLQNEGMVAEANVLVGTVFLVILATVVFEGGFARHIAEYLDVIPMRVIIIGGGKVGRSLAERLDDRGENVVIIEKDQEMVQLARSEDFTVHHGDGTDTEVLRNAGADNAKIVVAATGDDDANLLVAQLADSKFDAETVIARANNPDNVDAFEDLGVRTIDASSATAWAIDNVIERPALSNWMTELGRSGDVQEIEITAEDLVGKTISELDDELPKGVLIALVGRDGDTEVPNENFTLQHGDHITLLGRKESVHEAIERCHPTA
- a CDS encoding aldehyde ferredoxin oxidoreductase family protein, with the protein product MKHAEGPLLTIDVGEREARTEDVDDVLESFVGGRGVGTKLAHDRVPFDADPLGPENSLFLTTGPLQHSQMSFTGRTSCTGLSPLTGGLLSSNAGGFLSRNVTAAGYGAVEITGASDGLLAVHVTDGGVEFEEVPELEGATVSETGEAMADRHGLGDDQLVVAGPAGENRVRFASIMTTESRAFGRGGLGAVLGAKGVKCVSFDGDAEREVEIDPVSVEVHREAATDHDNPMKEAGTTSVTEYANHVGALPTRYFSELEFEGAADIGGDAVADKKYQKGTCSQCAFACKLPTRDEETGLETEGPEYETVMAFGSNAGVDDVVSVMKSNDLCDELGMDTISCGDVVSAYLAANDEFGNSELIHDLVEKIAHREGVGDLLAEGVARAHDELGVEDWTVKGLEFAAHDGRHLNGQGLAFATSNRGADHMYAEFYSKEYPLVGKDEAVDPDGLDGKPLLVARKENHNAVLDSGIVCKFSRDFVTDERLAKLLDADYETLQEVGARVVELERHFNNQRGFDRADDTLPYDLPDFESALSEYYEVRGWNDDGTVPEVRISGGEGAASADD
- a CDS encoding N-6 DNA methylase encodes the protein MSDRGIAERWGRESVSYREFESAARDLLETDDRFRAARAEWETFFTTSHGDVFADADVARPRDDLFVSALYYDFVVDRCIAFAEREFDFRLANPEPRANTDALSFSFRELHRRVTEAADVPDPAADLTADDLRSADTGFLRTLYEGVVPREIRLALGEYYTPRGVAELAVEALDVDDLASATFLDPGCGSGVFAAVCIDRKMSAMAGAPPEEIVENVASSVVGIDLNPVAVKSTKLNYLLSLSPVLEDADAESVELPVFLTDALGLSRDDDLSLAGEAFDPSADYLVGNPPWIPWSRLSEDVKARWRGTYADELDLLPHGGTDARLGHANDDVSLPFVWVCVHRYLTEGGAASFVLKRDVMKGPAGRLLRTLTVGDRPLALDHVHDFNRLRPFGEQVGANAAVYALRADADHSFPIDATSWTAGDAAPDFATAETIRATLDAESTGIVPVDDDTTSAWIREGAERGALGDCDHDIRHGVKDDAQAVFSIDREELADLEPELVYPYLKSRHVVKYGLFGHELRLVPLRKANEDNEAQLREQYPKTYDYLRSNRDALERRSSSWLEKGPFYNVFGLGEYTWSEYKVAWCRLGFKPHFAVVSTVEDDDLGEKQVVPGDHFMFVSTDSEREAHFLCGLLNSAVYQRSLRTVASEGKASLSKTVVSKLNLPEWDGTETQRRLADLSMQAHDIVPEHTDTSKRAYNRKSIPELEAVQAEIDRLVADQFVGEP
- a CDS encoding thiolase family protein produces the protein MGDDTTPVIAKAIRTPQGKQDGVFADTRSEDLSIPLVDTILDETGLTSDHVDDLMWGVAQQRDEQDNNVARVIALLSDLGESVPAASINRWCASSMQAVISASDAIRAGQRDVIIAGGVENMSRVPMGGGYQGRSIHPRMSEEYNLPGLQMGMTAEKVAEEYEVSREAQDEYAARSHQRAAEATETGRFDDEIVPIETDEGLVEEDEGIRPDTDVETLSGLPSVFVGDGTVTAGNSSQIADGASATLVTSKAFAEDHGLEIMAEVGDNNVVGVDPSVMGIGPVPATKGLLERTGESIEDFDLVELNEAFASQTVYAKNELGVPDEKFNVNGGAIAIGHPLGASGARLPVTLVHEMNKRDAEKGLATLCVGFGQGAAITFER